aaaaaaaataaatactcaGTTTcgtgaaattaaaataattacaattaaaattacttGTATATCATAACTCAggtaatttaagttttattttagtttatatttagaAGAAAGAGATAAGTTACCAAATATACGATAAATGAATGAATACGGTGtaatttagttaaatatttcaagttttaactttttaaattattaattaattttgatgtaAATTAGATATTCTCACTCCATAATCATAAGAGTTTTTAGAGAAAAGTATTGCTAAAAGTTTACTAAGTAGACTCTCATAAAAAAAGATATGTGAGTCACAATTGATAGACTTAAGAACTTGTCTTATCTACCTAGAGTTTTTCTCATACCCTCTTTACAAATTTTCTCATAGAAATCCTCAAATACACTGacattcaattaaataatatcacTCGtactttatcatttttctttttgagtATTTGGTCGTCCCTTGTGTACATGGTTGATCATTTACAATTCTCTCATCTTTGGTCTCCAttcattacataataaaaacCTAAAATCCTTCCATCTCCCACTTTGTTCTCATTACTACTCTCTTGTGCCATTGCAACATTTTTCTATCATGTCTAATAGTCTTACATGGTCTAGGAATGGAGGTCTAAGACAATTTAAACGTTCATTTCTCTACATAccttttgaaatactttttgaaaataaaactatgACTGAATACAAATTTCAAAGCGAATGATACCTCAAATGTATGGTGATTGACTCTAACAATGTCACTCACTGGACTTAGGATCAGAACATTAATGTTTGTCATCGGACCGATAATAAGATTCTAAGACAATTCATCAGTCCCTTAAGTCATCCattatgaatgatcaatcaattctCTTAGACCTCAATTGAGGCTTATATTCCTACTACACCTAATACTATTATATCACTTAGGAATCGAGATCAAACATTGTTTaacactttttccttcttttaccCTCTTAAATACcttttaagaataaaacaatCACGAAGTTTCAGAACGAACAATACATCGGATATATAATAATTGACTCTAACAATATCATTTGACgaacttgaaattaaaacaaaatcctTTCACCCTCTTCACCTCCATCAGCAACAAAGTATCAAAAACTTTTGAAGACGTTTTTTGCCCTTGCAAGGAAGTGCATCATGTTAGACCCATTGAAAAGATTAgtgttgatttatttttttcatatttgccATAGGTGCTTTTAGAATGAGtgttttttaattcataattttttagaCTTTTTAAATGCATTACGTATTATAGAATCtagaatatgtttttatttgaaaaacactttaaattatataatccaaaaaatattttttaatccaGAATGTAtttcgaaaaaaaaattcaaatggtttaatttaaaatatatgttcagGATTACATTTAAATtgcataatttgaaaaaaaaaaatattctgaattatataatttaaatataaatttgtgtttcagatatacaaatcaaaatattaaaatataacattttttttttctttacttgaTAAAATATTCACGAGTTACACAACCAAAACTTTGAttgaaaaaccaaaaacaattaACCAAATCGAATGCAACACAGACCACAAACAGACACCTCCCACCACCAACAGGCACCACTACACAAACAAACCATATCACACtccacttttatttatttttattagggTTATTTTGGTATTTAGGAAATTGGGATGCTGGAAGAAAACATGGGTACAGGAAGCAATGGTCCTAGATCAAATATCTACTATTACCATGACCCAGCCCAGTAATATGCAAATTAACTGTGAGTAGAAGATCACCAAAAATAAGAAGGCTttcgataaaaaaatattaggtttaattaattgtttgaaTCCATTGTAACGCTCCCATTTACTGTATAACACTGTTATTAAAATGTAACctaatatatattatctaaaatatatcGAAATCTTACATAAACacagtaataaatataatatagcaTCATTCAAAATAGATTGTTTGTCTTATTTATACCTAATTTTTGGACGTTGTTGATATAATAAGAGTATAATTTTCACCATACGTTAAATATTTACTCATATCAAAGTTTACTTCTGCATTCTGAATAACTCACTACAACAATCGTGCTAGATTGagaaatgaatgtaaaattgattaaataacTTGAATTATTACtggaaaaaatagaatatatatgatgatttattattattatgacaCGTATAATTCGTTTGTCATAATAATTTGATCGATGATATTTTggtaataaaagtaataattattatgacGAGTAAAAGGAGATATGTTATAATAGATTGACTGATgacattttcataataaaaataacacttaTTGTATCATAggatatttattagataaaatatcttagatattttgagcggttaagatatttatgagtaactagccagatttttaggtaaggttatTTTTATTGACCTATAAATACAAAGACAGGGCAAAACGCCAGGTACGTTCCCTCTACGCTCTAGAGACTCTAGATAATATTTCAGAGTGATATtataatcactctcttgagagctgaggctccacaactgacatctgacttgagcgtcggagtatctttgcaggtacctccctcTCCTTTGGCAAAAGTAGACAAGTGATACGAGCTGAAGGAGCATGAATGACAACAATTGAGGAAAAGCAAGCGTCCCAGACATTCagaagcaacaaagacacaccggaAAACATCTACACCGAAACacttattataattgatataaaagactTATCATAATAAGTGAGATGTATTATGATTGGTGTAGTTGACTCGTCATAATAAGTGAGACGCgatgacaaaattaaaattatgttcaAAACTTATCATAAAAGGTTTAGGAAAATCTATAATAGTAAAGCTTTATCATAACTATTAGTTCAACATTTATCATAGTATATATGTCTAAATCTGTAATTTCTGTCTTGATTCAGTATTATTCCACGTAATCTTCTTCTATTTCTCCTCATGCACAGTCTCACGCGTGTACATTCTCTCTCATCATCCACAAGTTGTTGCCTCCCTACACCGTCGACACAAGATGCCATTACCTCTCCACGCCGTCAACACGAGACGTTGTCATCTTCACATGTTGTCGAACAAGAACAGGGAACATATACACCAGATTCTTGAATGCATAATTCAGTCTAAAGATATTTGTTCTCGAACACAAGTGTTTTATATAAGAGCAGCATTTTCTCTTACGCATTGCCATGAACTAACATTCTTATCGTaacaacaataatcaattaaatagaAAACACACACTAAGAACATAAAGAATCATTTTTCTCTTAAGAGTTAATGGCTCAAATTTGTACTAATATCTCACGTGGATTGTGCAAAATCATTTGGCTACAACTTTATTGTCTTTTCTCTCGTTTTATTTTTCAAGGAAATTAGTGTAAGTAATTCCCtgtctcttttatatatatatttttatatcatgaCTTTCAAcatcttattattttcatatggGTATAGAAACTTTGTTGATGTGAACAAATCAAAAGTTGTTTAGTTAATGACTTTTCTTTAGGAATTCCCATATTATAGTTGTATGATGGTGCTTTatgaaaagaattttttttttcacttagaTTCGGAATGTCACTTATTGGACATggtgtataaaaatattaatcttcTTGTTATAATGAATTAGGTGTTGTACATGATTCTTGAAAGAGCTTATTTAAGATAGTTAAAGGATCAAAATGTTCATCCTTAGATAATGCCATGGCAACCATAGTTGTAATCTTGATTCATGTTAATGACTTTTGTCGAGTAAATTCTAGCAAATTCTATAATTACACAATGAAATTTCTATAATTGCCTTTAATTCAGAATTGAAAAATGATATATCAAAACACTTCTAATACTAAATGAGACTTAGAGAGATTAACAATGGATTTGAAAATGTTGGTTTTTCATGTAAAATTGCTTTTTCAGAATTTTATATAGGGGGTAACATAACATTATAGACATGTGAAAAATTTGCAGAAATATTGAAAATTCCTTTATTGATAGGAGGAATATTTTTTGTTCTGTTCTATGAGTATGTTTTTCCATTCATGTTTTTGTCCTaagaaatattgaaaattaatattatttataatggaTGTAGAACCTAATATTCTTTTATCGTAATAGAGAAGTAATGTAAAGCAAAACACGTCGAGAAAAGAGGCGTAATGATAGAGTAGTAGAGGAATAAgatgtttgaatttgaatttgataatAAATAGAAGAGAGAGATATGGAATATGAGAATATAGATGTGTGATAAGTGATGACCACTTGAGAATTGTCTATTTCTACATTTCCTTTCATTATctttttagagttttatttgaTTCCCTCCCCACTAACCATATAATGGAGACTTTACATACAATGTGAAGCACGCCTTCCTCTCTTCAAATGTGATGGATCAAAGTATTCAGACCACCTATGTCTTTTGACCAAAAGTAATTTCTTGTTCTGTCTGCAAATAAAAACCCATGCATTTTCTCATGTcctctttaattatttttattttaaatttaaaactgtcagataatatcattaaaatcaaTCACTATACAAAGTATTATCcgtattaaaacataaaactcTATTATAGTTTTGGCCGCATTTtagaagatgaaaagaaaaagaaaaatttaaacagTCTTAAATAAATGTTGCTGAAAGCAATGGTGGGCATCTGATGGTGTAGAAGATAAACCAGATTCAAAAACACTGTACAAGAGTCTTTCTTTTGTTTGATACTTACCCATGCACGACTCATGACTATTCATTCATCAcaaccctctctctctctctctctcacgcACACATGAATGCACTCTTCTCCCTAATAATTCAACCCTGTGGTCCCTCCCTATCCCTTTATCACCAAGGAGCAGGGCATAAATTCTCATCACCATAAGAATCATccaaataagaataataattacaCGAGCAACAGCAGTAGccatattttaaagtttttccTAACAATCATGTAAAAAAGTACTGATTTTCAATGTGTTTTTCTCcatattttttaagagaaactCTTCACCACTTCCTTATTTGGTGACAAGGCCGACAACACTTTTTCATACCATAAATGCTTGCATGCGACGTAAATACAAGCAAAACGACAACAGTAACACCATCCATAATAAATAACATGCAAAAAAGAGATACATGAATAATCCAATCCTCTTCAAGTAGTCCATACTCATGCACCAATTACGATACACACAATGCAACCCCATAAATGTACTAAacacaattcaaaacaaatatcTGTTTCATACACTGCTGCAACCATCATGTGGAAACTTGTGAACCAGTTTCCTGAATCTCTCACAGCCACTGaaaattttcttcatttgattaCAACCTGCAAAGGATTAAACGTGACAAGGATACAGAAAGAGGAAGCAGGTTTTGGGCCCCATATCAGCATGCACTCGTTTTATGGAGACTTATTTGGAACAACCAACCACCCTTCTCATTCAATGATTCAAAATGCTTCACTTACCATGCTCTGGTGTGAGTGCTACTTTTCTCTTAGACTAAGACACAGACTAATGATTCAAAGTCCCTTTATTTTATTGCGCTTGCTACACTGAACACTTCCCGTCTTTCCTTGCACAATGCCTAATGTAGATTACACTCGCTACATCAATGGTCTTTACAAGACAGATATACTTAGTATTTCAAACTTCATACCTTGCAACAGAACTAATACTGTAAAGTACTACTTAGTGATAGACAAATGATATGTCTGGGAAAGAATTTTCCAACTTACAAGGCATCAAGTCCGAGTGCCTGAGCCTTCTGTTTCAATGATTTCAAGCTGCGTATTGCATCATCGAGGAGCATAACCGGGCCTTTGTCTTTCCCTCCAGGAATTATGCTCTGCAGAATGCTGAGGACATCTTGAATCTTCTCctttttcatcttcttgttGCTAGACAAGGATCCACCATTGTTGTTACTCGAACATCTTGATTCTGAGTCATCACATGTGGCCGAAGATTTGTTCATGTTCTGAGAACTGGCAGTATCAGTGAGTTGTATGTCATCATAACAACCATCCAATAACTTCCTCTTCTTGGTTTTCTTTGCAGAGCTTGCAACTTCATTCACAGTTTCATCCCTAGAGGTCTTGCAGTCATCATGAGTGGTCATTGTACTAGGAGAGTGCCCAGTGCTTGTaacttcatcatcatcatcatcatcatcatcatcatcgtgGGCAGAATAGTCATCACTGTCCGAGTAAAGCAATGCATTAATTTCTTCAGTGTCTTCATGCATCTCGCTTTCAATGCTAGTTTCATGATTCTCATGAACCTTGTCAGCCAAAGTTGGCTCATTCATActattcaaattcaaatctcCTTTAAAAGAAGGTTCATCCCCCCTCCAATTGTTACCACCATGTAGTTTTGAATGCCAAGAAGCAAGGCACTCACAAGGACTCCCAAATCTAGAACTATAAACAACAGTTGTTTGATCAGCAGTCTGGTCAATGACGAGAAATTGTTTTCGTGGTGAGCTAGACTCCCCAAATGGAGCATTTTTGTCATCAAAACCTCTCACATGGTCAAAAGGGGTTTTTCCCTCAACAGTGAAGTTCGGAGCAGGGGAAAATTCTTGCCGAAAGCGAGGCAAACAATAAAACCAACCACGTGGATCACTGGAACATCCTAACTGCAAACGAGGTTGTAGCGCAGAGGATGCAAAAGCTGGTATTGTCTCATATGCAGAAACCATATTCACCGCTGGGTTCATGGCTGCAGAAATACCACCTAGCTTCCCTACATCAAGGGGATTCAAATTTGGTGATTGCCATCCTAATTGCATATTTGGTATCCAGGTTCCGCAATCTTCTCCCATTTTATCAGAACAATCACCTAACATCTACGATATACCATAAAAATCAATACAATTAAACGACATACAATACaagacatttttttaatgaatgaaTGACTgataacaacaacaaccatgTAAAACATACCTGAAGAAAAAGCGATTTCAACTCAAGAGCTATTTGTTACAAAAGATACTTTGTTTCACGAACAAGGAAAACAACTAAAAGAACCAGTTTAACCCACCAAAACGGAGAGAGGCAAATTACGTGACAGGTTTGAGCAAATGACGGAAATATTCAGCCTGAACAATAGCCAAACACATAAATTAACAGTTATTAACATGTTTCTTGGCAGAACATGGCATGCGCAAAGTATAACGAAAATGTTGGCCATTATACAGAGGGGACTATCACATACCTGGCATTCTCTGAGAGGTTGAAAACATGCTATAACTCTAACTATAATGGTGGAGTTCCCGGCAATTCCACTTTCATGTTTTAACGCCCGAAATCTCGTTTGACTTGCTGCTTGGCACACCATAACTACTTTCCAACCTCTTCAATTCAAAATGCAAGAACCACACTTTTGCTGACAACAATTGGTCTGATCAACTCCACCCAGTGCAACAggttttgaatttgattaaacaaataaactatACCCAAATCACTAAACAAACACCAACAACTAAATACTGCAACAAAAAGGAAGGAAAGGGTATTTTAGGCTAATTTATCCTCTGAAAATTTTGCTAATACTACCCTTTAGCTGATCTGACGGAAGTAGCAAGAAAGAACAACAAATAAATTGGATCCCATGAAAACTGCTTGAAGAGAATATGGAGAAAGTTTAGATCACACCAAACAAATTACAGAATCACTTTACAGTACAGATTCAACGAAATCCCTTTGCGAAACACATCAACAGAAAGACTAAGCCACCACCGCATGCTGTTGTGTCCTTACCCACACAAAGATAAAGTCTCCCCTTCTACCCAACCTCACACACCAACCTGCAACAACATAATTCTCAAATAAAAAACCGTCCACGGATTTCTGTACTcaacataataaaaacaaatcaccAAAATGTTTAAAAGTTCCAAGGTCGCAGTAAGTTTCCATCATTGAActaaagttttttcttttgaattaaggggaaaaaaaaccttaaaattCCCAAACACtaaagttgaaaaagaaaagcagCCCAAAAATAATCCTTTGTCCTGGGAAACAAAAAACTATATACAATCCAAGAAGAGTTGTCAACAAAGAATTATTCAAGACAAGGGAAACAAAAGCACAGGGTAtgcagaaaatgaaaaacttacTTAAAATAGAGAGAAACGATAAGAGAGTGAAAGTAGAGTTGAATGAAGAAACTGAGAAATTCGacagagagaagagagaagaagagtgaAAAGGGTTAAAGAGTGGGTGAGGAAAGACAGAGAAGGGAGGAACAAGGTGAATGGGTACAGTCAAAGTGGAAAGTGGATGTGGAAACTCCAACCCACAAGGTAGCACGGGAGTTGAATTATATAGAACATGCATTGACATATGTGCCCTTGATTGAAGTGCATCAAATAATTaactattaaattaataatagaaagccaaaagagggaaaagaaaaaattatgagaagaagaaaacaattgTGCTGCCTTGTGTCTGTGTGTCCATTGAGATTGATTCATAACTGCCTGCGTGAGGGTGAGAACTGCACGCAAGGTATTAAGTTTACAATGATGAATAATCACAATAACTTCAATTTAATTCAAGCTTTGTAGAACaatgaagataaaagaaaagtgtgTCTGGATTTCCACAAGTCTATAATCTGTGTtcaatatacataaaaaaacacaatttgcATGTTTCGTATTTATGTTTCTATTACTCTTCTTTTTGTATGTTATTTTTACCTGTAGCAAAAAGTTAACTGTTCTTAATTAATTCAACATTTGAGTCTATTGTCCATGTCAACAAGGATGTTCCTAACACACTTTGCCTATTTAAAAAACCCTCATAGTTCAAAATGTGACATATTCTGTCCCTGTAATAAACAGAGACATAATCCCATGAATCTCgatatataaatcattttatatgtaaaaaaaaatataaattataaattaatctctcattcaaaaactttaaaagatatatatttatgttttttttcacCTCAtttaactttatacatttaattgcacatttaaatttcttacattaataaaaaatcaacaaattttaCCTTGACCAGTTAAACAAGGAACCATATAAATTTAATTGGACTCCCTTTTTAGAGATGGTATCCCAGTCTGTTAAAATCACTGCAATCTTATGCAACTTTTTTTAGtagaatatttataatttaataaaaatggatAAATCATGTTATAAGACCCgtttgacttttattttctttaaatgaaaCTAAACAATAGGCATACGTATGTAtcttttattatgataatataataataaaattttagttgtttttattattattataattataaaattaaatataactttttttataattttattataaatattttttatttattttataagtagttttataattaaaagaaagtagttaagtttaaaaaaaatcattaaattagaaaaaaacagttaaatttataaaattaataaaatattatttaaaggataaatttgaaaaaacaaattgataTCAAAAGTGGAATCTCAcatataatatcttttaaaatataattttcatttaaaaaataactgacctttttttaaaaaaaaaaatcaatatatttagaaataaaatcatattccaaacataaatttaataatattttaagttttttttaagaaaaaaaaaactatatttcaaaatgatcattttattaaaatcatattttaaaagtaacttatttataattgataaatttataaaatctacTCACcgtttatatttttctttcaattataaAAAGTCTTAAACAACACGATTTGATGAACCATCAATGTCTAACTTTAGGATTTGCTTGAAAAATTAATAGttcaaattcaattttccaTTTCTCTAAGTTAAACCATTTAGACCATCTCTGAATCAAAATGTCATACTGACAATgtcaataattttcatttagtaagcattttaaaaattctttcaaaatttctcaCAAAAATTATGAgacattataattttctttttattttaaattgatcttTAGTTCAAACACTCAAATCTAAATGACAAAATCTATATACTCATAAACACATGGAAGTACAATCCATTACACAAAAAAAGATGTGTCAAGATATTTTTGTTCAGCAAGTAGCTGCAACTTTAATTAGTATATACCTTTAATTACATaagtaaaaaacaattattatatatatatatatatatatttaaaaaaatgagtttcTTTTTCTAACTATGCAGAATAACTTAATTCTTGCAACCTTCTAACATGGCTGAATGACGGTCTTATGCAGCACTTTGATGAGAAACTAAACATAAAAGAAGGTATCTTATATTAGAGTGAATAAATAAGTACATAAAAGGAACCAGACAGGGTATGGTTGAACCCaataacaaatttgaaaattgtcTGACCATGATTTGATGACCTGAAACAAATCTTAAGCACACACCCAATTAAAAAGGCATTTTAGGAGAaccattattaaaataaaaataaatttttaaattttttatcttatatattattcaattttttcaatgttATTTAATCTGAACTTTAAATCCATACTTGAATCCCAATAATACCATACATATTATCATGCCCTTTTGTTTGGAGTGGAGGAAGCAATAAACCAGCCCAATGAACTCTTCTTTCAACTTCCATTACTTGTTGCAAAATCTATCTTGATTTAgataagttaatcaataatgattatattaaattaaaacaattccTACACACGTCTGAATGTTATTCTATCATCATGTTCactttatttgcttttttttccctttaaaaTAATCCTCTTTTCATATGATGTCAATTAAACCAGTAACACATTTGTAATGTGAGGAGCATGCTTCTTGTGGACCCCTAAACACCAGAAGCAAATCCCCAAGTTGCAGCTCCTTGGCATTTTTTTATATGCTAATAATTTCCAGAATACATTgactattataaattattttttaacgaAAAACTCTATAAGCATGCATCCTTCGTCACAAACCAACAAACCACcaataaaaagagagagaaaattatTCTGTACAAAGCActaatgtatatataatatagcaCTTACTATTTggatatatgtatatacacatTAATTTCAACATCtgtccttttctttcttttttttcttcatgacATGTGATgcatttctcttcttttgtttttttttttctctactcTTCCTTGGTCATGGTTTCAGTcaaatcattttttatgtttaattatgaaGTGTATAGCCAAGTTAACTAAT
This Vigna angularis cultivar LongXiaoDou No.4 chromosome 4, ASM1680809v1, whole genome shotgun sequence DNA region includes the following protein-coding sequences:
- the LOC108331850 gene encoding transcription factor bHLH143, coding for MLGDCSDKMGEDCGTWIPNMQLGWQSPNLNPLDVGKLGGISAAMNPAVNMVSAYETIPAFASSALQPRLQLGCSSDPRGWFYCLPRFRQEFSPAPNFTVEGKTPFDHVRGFDDKNAPFGESSSPRKQFLVIDQTADQTTVVYSSRFGSPCECLASWHSKLHGGNNWRGDEPSFKGDLNLNSMNEPTLADKVHENHETSIESEMHEDTEEINALLYSDSDDYSAHDDDDDDDDDDEVTSTGHSPSTMTTHDDCKTSRDETVNEVASSAKKTKKRKLLDGCYDDIQLTDTASSQNMNKSSATCDDSESRCSSNNNGGSLSSNKKMKKEKIQDVLSILQSIIPGGKDKGPVMLLDDAIRSLKSLKQKAQALGLDALHCARKDGKCSV